Proteins from a single region of Argiope bruennichi chromosome 6, qqArgBrue1.1, whole genome shotgun sequence:
- the LOC129971891 gene encoding uncharacterized protein LOC129971891 — MASDLVVLNRRKGSIRGQLTKLRTFIEKGEHLTESTVITQLDILSRTSTRFEELRNEYYRTVSDNDFDQVESNLSELEDEILKIEVSLKSILHDLKSTSVSNSTNGAIIKESIDKVTSIRLPEIPLPLFNDRESRKQFELSLVNKEVPDFDDFIEFLERRYQVLNAIGHNIPYKSKYSDVSEQKNKARTLFVKPSNNPKYCILCRNADHPLHKCDQFLQFSPQKRYETVREKHLCLNCFGSHKIAQCKSKHTCFTCKAKHHTLLHRMQVSTVSDDSSSINSRQTPSVADPCSSCNPSPLTSCFVTQKKRVILATAVVYVLDSFGTVRKGRALLDSGSMCNLMTSDFANALGLKKEKINVPISGISDTTLNVKRKSTSTILNSDGSFTATLDFLAIPKITDLMPSTYIDLEGIEIPPYVQLADPEFFSPKKVDILIGAEIFLSILKENRFDINNSLILQETVFGHILSGTIQGKQESHHCGLISQIDNLDNLLKKFWEVENILDTPTSKNKEELECEENFMQTYRRDEQGKYIVNLPLKKNMQLGNSIQTAKQRLDSLWKRLNNDPNFSNLYCNFMKEYEQLGHMQKLDSIENVKYVMPHHGVYKADSSTTKLRVVFDASAASTSGVSLNNCLLKGGVVQDDLFSILLRFRKHKVAFTADVKKMYRQIWVNPEQCNFQCILWKTRSSEEPSFYKLLTVTYGTKSAPYLATRVLNQLAIDEQHKFPLASAVTLKDFYVDDVLSGADDVSTAIKLQQELISFLKAGGMDLHKWCANNEMLLESVPSEDQGYQFGDSDKNTIKTLGLKWNPKEDCFGFNATPSTSIPTKRTVLADIAKLFDPLGLLGPVTVKAKIFLQRLWLHKIEWDQVLPHQEKHEWEIFRYCLGDITKMQIPRCILTDSIKEVELHGFADASKDAYGAVIYLRCVTILNHVKVSLLCSKSKVAPIKVMTIPRLELCAAELLAKLASKTVSSLNLKIDKICLYSDSTIVLAWINTSLHLLKVFVSNRISRIQELTKEFSWHHVKTCENPADIISRGMTPHQLMNNHLWWNGPQFLQQVTVELSDESNIPTDDEYFHELKGETTKTLTLSVDATFLDLLLCVTNKYSKLIRIVSFLFRFCNNLRNPKNRLYGPLSTVELQRGKSFLVKSVQEIAFQSDINLLLHGKQPTDIVSDLTSEAFIACLKRFFSRRGKSQFIFSDNGKNFVSGNSELKRLALMVTKHDEYLSNFLSEEGIQWKFLPPRAPNFGGLWEAGVKSFKYHLKRVVGVSKLTYEEFFTILHQIEGILNSRPITPLSSDMGDLEILTPGHFLIGRPITSIVEPNLTNPESNRLNLWQRTSKMVQVIWKRWQNNYLSTLQQRHKWIIKNQNLKIGDMVLLKEENLPCFKWILGRIVNVFYGKDNVC, encoded by the exons ATGGCAAGTGATTTAGTTGTCTTGAATAGAAGAAAGGGGAGTATTAGAGGACAGTTGACAAAACTGCGAACATTCATTGAAAAAGGAGAACATTTAACTGAATCGACAGTGATTACCCAACTGGATATTCTTTCGAGAACAAGTACAAGATTTGAAGAACTGAGAAACGAATATTATAGGACTGTGTCGGACAATGACTTTGATCAAGTGGAATCCAATCTATCCGAACTCgaggatgaaattttgaaaatagaggtAAGCCTCAAATCCATTTTACATGATCTCAAATCTACTTCTGTTTCTAATTCTACAAATGGTGCTATTATTAAAGAGTCCATAGATAAAGTTACTTCAATTAGATTACCGGAAATACCTCTTCCATTGTTTAACG acCGCGAATCTCGAAAGCAGTTTGAACTTTCCTTAGTAAACAAGGAAGTTCCTGATTTTGatgatttcatagaatttttagaaagaagaTATCAAGTTTTAAATGCCATTGGGCACAATATTCCATACAAATCTAAATATTCGGATGTTagtgaacagaaaaataaagcaCGAACTCTATTTGTTAAGCCATCGAATAATCCCAAGTATTGTATACTGTGTAGAAACGCTGATCATCCATTGCATAAATGCGATCAGTTTTTGCAATTCTCCCCGCAAAAGCGATATGAAACTGTTCgagaaaaacatttatgtttaaattgtttcGGATCTCACAAAATCGCTCAATGTAAATCGAAACACACTTGTTTCACTTGCAAAGCAAAGCATCATACTCTATTACACCGGATGCAGGTGTCTACAGTAAGCGATGACTCATCCTCAATAAATTCAAGGCAGACTCCCTCAGTTGCTGACCCCTGTTCGTCGTGCAACCCTTCCCCCCTGACTTCCTGTTTCGTTACGCAGAAGAAAAGAGTCATTCTAGCTACGGCTGTTGTTTATGTTTTGGATAGTTTCGGAACTGTCAGAAAGGGTAGGGCTTTATTAGATTCTGGAAGCATGTGTAATTTGATGACATCTGATTTCGCCAATGCACTtggtttaaagaaagaaaaaataaatgttccaatATCAGGGATTTCCGATACTACTcttaatgtgaaaagaaaaagtacCTCCACTATTTTGAACTCGGATGGTTCTTTTACTGCAACACTAGATTTCTTGGCCATTCCGAAAATCACAGATTTAATGCCATCCACATATATTGATTTAGAAGGAATAGAAATTCCGCCTTACGTCCAATTAGCAGATCCGGAATTCTTTTCCCCCAAAAAAGTGGATATATTAATAGGGGCAGAAATATTCTTAagtatcttaaaagaaaatagatttgatataaataattccttaattttgcaAGAAACTGTATTTGGACATATATTAAGTGGAACAATTCAAGGTAAACAGGAATCACATCATTGTGGTTTAATCTCTCAAATAGATAACTTagataatttgttaaagaaattttgggaagttgaaaatattttagatacacCTACATCtaaaaacaaagaagaattaGAATGCGAAGAAAATTTCATGCAAACTTATCGTAGGGATGAGCAAGGTAAATATATTGTTAACCTTCCTCTTAAGAAGAATATGCAATTAGGCAATTCCATTCAAACTGCAAAACAAAGATTAGATAGTCTCTGGAAGCGATTAAATAATGATCCGaatttttctaatctttattGTAATTTCATGAAAGAATATGAGCAATTGGGTCATATGCAAAAATTAGATAGTATTGAGAATGTAAAATATGTCATGCCTCATCACGGCGTTTACAAGGCTGATAGTAGTACAACAAAGTTACGCGTAGTTTTCGATGCCTCTGCTGCATCTACTTCAGGTGTATCTCTGAATAACTGTTTGCTAAAAGGAGGTGTTGTTCAAGATGACTTGTTTTCAATCTTATTGAGATTCCGAAAGCACAAGGTTGCATTTACTGCTGATGTCAAGAAAATGTACAGACAGATTTGGGTTAATCCTGAGCAGTGtaattttcaatgcattcttTGGAAAACTAGGAGTTCTGAGGAACCTTCATTTTATAAGCTTCTTACAGTTACATACGGCACCAAATCTGCTCCCTACTTAGCTACGAGAGTGCTAAACCAATTAGCAATAGATGAGCAACACAAATTTCCTTTAGCATCTGCTGTAaccttaaaagatttttatgttgATGATGTTCTCTCTGGTGCAGATGACGTTTCTACTGCAATAAAATTACAGCAagaattgatttcttttctaaaagcTGGTGGCATGGATTTGCACAAATGGTGTGCAAACAATGAAATGCTTTTAGAATCTGTTCCATCTGAAGATCAAGGTTATCAGTTTGGTGattctgataaaaatacaattaaaacactTGGCTTGAAATGGAACCCAAAAGAAGACTGCTTTGGTTTCAATGCAACTCCATCAACTAGCATTCCCACAAAGCGAACTGTTTTGGCTGATATAGCTAAACTTTTTGACCCACTTGGTCTTCTAGGACCAGTGACAGTAAAGGCAAAGATCTTCCTCCAGAGATTGTGGCTACACAAAATTGAATGGGATCAAGTGTTACCACATCAGGAAAAGCACGAATGGGAAATATTCAGATATTGTTTAGGGGATATTACAAAGATGCAAATTCCTCGTTGCATTCTAACTGACTCCATCAAGGAAGTTGAACTACATGGTTTTGCTGACGCATCGAAAGATGCTTATGGTGCAGTCATCTATCTTCGTTGTGTTACTATATTGAATCATGTGAAAGTTTCTCTACTATGCAGCAAATCTAAAGTTGCTCCAATTAAGGTGATGACAATACCCCGTCTTGAGCTATGTGCTGCTGAGCTTCTTGCTAAGCTCGCTTCTAAAACTGTGTCATCTCTTAAcctgaaaatagataaaatttgcctCTACTCAGATTCGACTATAGTGCTGGCCTGGATTAATACTTCATTGCATCTACTTAAAGTGTTTGTGTCAAATAGAATTTCCCGCATCCAAGAGCTGACGAAAGAATTTTCCTGGCATCATGTAAAAACTTGTGAAAATCCTGCTGATATTATTTCACGTGGTATGACTCCTCATCAACTTATGAACAATCATTTGTGGTGGAATGGTCCACAGTTTCTTCAACAAGTTACTGTTGAACTTAGTGATGAAAGTAACATTCCTActgatgacgaatattttcatgAACTGAAAGGAGAGACTACTAAGACTCTAACTTTAAGTGTGGATgctacatttttagatttacttttATGTGTTactaacaaatattctaaattaattcgtattgtaagttttctttttagGTTTTGTAACAATTTAAGAAATCCTAAGAATAGGTTGTATGGACCTCTTTCTACAGTAGAATTACAAAGGGGTAAATCATTCTTGGTAAAATCTGTGCAAGAAATTGCATTTCAGAGTGATATAAATTTACTTCTTCATGGAAAACAACCCACAG ATATTGTTTCTGATCTAACTTCTGAAGCATTCATTGCATGCCTCAAAAGGTTCTTTTCAAGACGAGGTAAAtcgcaatttatttttagtgataatggtAAGAATTTTGTAAGTGGTAATTCTGAATTAAAGAGATTAGCTCTTATGGTAACTAAACatgatgaatatttatcaaattttttatctgaagAGGGCATTCAATGGAAATTTCTTCCACCCAGAGCACCTAACTTTGGTGGCTTATGGGAGGCAGGTGTCAAATCCTTCAAATACCATCTAAAACGTGTTGTTGGAGTTTCAAAGTTAACATATGAGGAATTTTTTACTATTCTGCATCAGATAGAAGGAATTTTGAATTCCCGTCCTATTACTCCTTTGTCTAGTGACATGGGCGATCTGGAAATTCTGACACCTGGACATTTTCTCATTGGTCGGCCAATCACATCCATTGTTGAACCAAATTTAACAAACCCGGAAAGTAATAGATTGAATTTATGGCAAAGAACCTCAAAAATGGTACAAGTCATATGGAAAAgatggcaaaataattatttaagtactTTGCAACAAAGACATAAATGGATAATTaagaaccaaaatttaaaaattggtgacATGGTTTTGCTCAAAGAAGAAAATCTTCcatgttttaaatggattttaggTAGAATTGTAAATGTATTCTATGGTAAAGACAATGTA tgCTAG